The Armatimonas rosea genome includes a window with the following:
- a CDS encoding M3 family oligoendopeptidase: MTAIPSWNLTDLFQSPDDPRLLDTLTRIAQAAQDFSTRYQGKIATLDAAGLAEALATYERLQQEGSKPASYASLRFAADTAPENGAHVQQLREKTTTALLPTLFFPIELARLDGKQLEAHAAAPELANWRRYLLQAARTASHTLTEAEEKILAQKANTGSRAWVRLFQELTSSLRFAYEGKDLSLSELSVLQYDSDRETRRKSAETLTEGLRPHVRTLAYLYNTLVQDKAVEDRLRGYTYPEQARHLHNELTPEIVAAVTDTAEAGYPTVGRYYRAKQRLLGLDSLTHYDRYAPLSTDQPSVPFEAARDEILSAFADFDAGYAAAGKAFFEGGWIDAAPRPGKQGGAFCSYVTPDLHPYIFQSYLDRATDKNTLAHELGHGIHSFLSRGQSYLNFHGTLPMAEVASTFAELLVFEREQAQVTGEARRALFGRVLEDSFSTIHRQTAMYRFEQAVHAERKQGELSVERLSALWQEKVGAMFAGAVTLGEGHSLWWSYIPHFIATPFYVYAYSFGKMLALALYFRYRQEGAPFAKKYVAMLSQGGSQFPAELVAPLGVDLSDPEFWQGALLLLEDWVTEFEATC; this comes from the coding sequence ATGACTGCAATTCCCTCCTGGAACCTCACCGACCTGTTCCAGAGCCCGGACGATCCGAGGCTCCTGGATACCCTCACCCGGATCGCGCAGGCCGCACAAGACTTCTCGACCCGCTACCAAGGCAAGATTGCCACACTCGATGCCGCTGGCCTCGCGGAGGCCTTGGCCACCTACGAGCGCCTGCAACAAGAAGGAAGCAAGCCCGCAAGCTATGCCAGCCTCCGCTTCGCCGCCGACACCGCCCCGGAAAACGGAGCCCATGTCCAGCAGCTACGCGAGAAGACCACCACCGCGCTCTTGCCCACCCTCTTCTTCCCTATCGAACTGGCACGCCTGGATGGTAAACAGCTCGAGGCACATGCAGCAGCACCGGAGCTGGCAAACTGGCGTCGCTACCTGCTTCAGGCGGCACGCACCGCCTCGCATACCCTCACCGAGGCGGAGGAGAAGATCCTAGCGCAGAAGGCGAATACAGGCAGCCGGGCCTGGGTGCGCCTCTTTCAAGAGCTCACCTCCAGCCTGCGCTTTGCCTACGAGGGTAAGGACCTCAGCCTCTCGGAGCTCTCGGTGCTCCAGTACGACTCGGATCGGGAGACACGCCGCAAGAGTGCCGAGACCCTCACCGAGGGGCTTCGCCCCCACGTGCGCACCCTCGCCTACCTGTACAACACCCTCGTGCAGGACAAGGCCGTTGAGGACCGACTCCGTGGCTACACCTACCCGGAGCAGGCACGCCACCTCCACAACGAGCTCACTCCCGAGATTGTCGCGGCGGTCACCGACACCGCTGAGGCAGGCTATCCGACGGTCGGGCGCTACTACCGCGCCAAGCAGCGGCTCCTCGGGCTCGACTCCCTCACCCACTACGACCGCTACGCTCCCCTCAGCACAGACCAGCCCTCCGTCCCCTTTGAGGCGGCGCGCGATGAGATTCTCTCTGCCTTTGCGGACTTTGATGCGGGCTACGCCGCTGCGGGCAAGGCGTTTTTTGAGGGCGGCTGGATCGATGCCGCTCCCCGGCCGGGTAAGCAAGGCGGGGCCTTCTGCTCCTATGTCACCCCAGACCTGCATCCCTATATCTTCCAGAGCTACCTAGACCGCGCCACGGATAAGAACACCCTCGCCCACGAGTTGGGCCATGGCATCCACTCGTTTCTCTCACGCGGCCAGAGCTACCTCAACTTCCACGGCACCCTCCCCATGGCCGAGGTAGCCTCGACCTTTGCGGAGCTTTTGGTCTTTGAGCGGGAGCAAGCCCAGGTCACGGGGGAGGCACGCCGCGCACTCTTTGGGCGGGTCCTCGAGGACTCTTTCTCCACAATCCACCGCCAGACCGCGATGTATCGTTTTGAGCAGGCCGTCCACGCCGAGCGCAAGCAGGGTGAGCTCTCGGTCGAGCGGCTGAGCGCACTCTGGCAGGAAAAAGTAGGGGCGATGTTTGCCGGGGCAGTGACCTTAGGCGAGGGCCATAGCCTCTGGTGGAGCTACATCCCCCACTTTATCGCCACCCCGTTCTATGTCTATGCCTATAGTTTTGGGAAGATGCTCGCGCTGGCCCTCTACTTCCGCTACCGACAAGAGGGCGCTCCCTTCGCCAAAAAGTATGTCGCGATGCTCTCCCAGGGCGGCTCACAGTTCCCTGCCGAGCTTGTCGCACCGCTGGGAGTCGACCTGAGTGACCCCGAGTTCTGGCAAGGTGCCCTCCTGCTACTTGAGGACTGGGTCACGGAGTTCGAGGCCACCTGCTAG
- a CDS encoding HNH endonuclease encodes MGQEVLVLNSDYEPLNVCNIRRAIVLVYLGKADILHAHGEDEKREAEAWFTAEGQSIARPSVVKLRQHVRRPLPELKLSRRSIFARDNYTCQYCGQVGKELTIDHVVPKHNGGPMSWENLVTCCKRCNTRKGDKPLEKCGMKLNRQPRRPRYTPYIALNKYVSGTRHAVWRDYLPIFTDVGGVVQ; translated from the coding sequence ATGGGTCAAGAGGTTCTGGTCTTAAATAGCGATTACGAGCCGCTGAATGTCTGTAACATTCGTCGCGCAATCGTGCTTGTCTACCTGGGAAAGGCAGATATTCTGCACGCGCATGGTGAGGACGAAAAGCGCGAGGCCGAGGCCTGGTTTACCGCTGAGGGTCAGAGTATCGCGCGTCCCTCGGTAGTCAAGCTTCGCCAGCACGTGCGTCGCCCGCTCCCTGAGCTCAAGCTCTCTCGTCGGAGTATCTTCGCCCGTGACAACTACACGTGTCAGTACTGTGGGCAGGTCGGCAAGGAGCTCACGATCGACCATGTCGTGCCCAAGCACAACGGCGGCCCGATGAGCTGGGAGAACCTGGTGACCTGCTGCAAGCGCTGCAATACCCGCAAGGGCGACAAGCCGCTGGAGAAGTGTGGCATGAAGCTGAACCGCCAGCCGCGCCGTCCGCGCTACACGCCCTACATCGCGCTGAATAAGTATGTTTCTGGCACCCGCCACGCCGTCTGGCGCGACTACCTGCCCATCTTCACCGATGTGGGCGGCGTGGTGCAGTAA
- a CDS encoding deoxyguanosinetriphosphate triphosphohydrolase: protein MTIRERTEQWEREFLSEFATRSSESRGRLRPEDPDPIRTVFQRDRDRVLHSKAFRRLKHKTQVFLDPEEDHYRTRLTHTLEVAQISRTVARALRLNEDLAEAIALAHDLGHPPFGHEGEQALDEVVREYAPEMHFRHYEQSLRVVDVLEKNGQGLNLTHEVRMGIVKHSKGRADLFDNTAPEPPGEDDPPLEAMCVRICDRVAYINADIDDAFRAGVLRPQDLPSEVYEVLGRTHGERITTMVQNVVECSLDKPYVTMGEPFLSVTNRLKDFMFSNVYVHKNAAKAELSKGTALLKQLFRLYMEFPEQMPENRANNSMDASTRALIVMDYIAGMTDRYAGEQFIKHFFPRDWRRE, encoded by the coding sequence ATGACGATTCGCGAGCGGACAGAGCAGTGGGAGCGGGAGTTTCTTTCGGAGTTTGCGACACGGTCATCCGAGTCGCGTGGGCGGCTGCGGCCTGAGGACCCCGATCCGATCCGAACGGTGTTCCAGCGCGACCGCGATCGCGTGCTCCACTCCAAGGCATTCCGCCGGCTGAAGCACAAGACCCAGGTCTTTCTCGACCCCGAAGAGGACCACTACCGCACGCGCCTGACCCATACCCTGGAGGTGGCCCAGATCAGCCGCACGGTCGCACGGGCGCTCCGGCTCAATGAGGACCTTGCGGAGGCGATCGCGCTGGCCCACGATCTCGGGCACCCGCCCTTTGGTCATGAAGGCGAGCAGGCACTCGATGAGGTGGTGAGGGAGTACGCGCCGGAGATGCACTTTCGGCACTACGAGCAGAGCCTGCGCGTGGTCGATGTCCTGGAGAAGAACGGGCAAGGGCTCAACCTCACCCACGAGGTGCGGATGGGGATTGTCAAGCACTCCAAGGGGCGCGCCGATCTCTTTGACAACACCGCGCCCGAGCCGCCCGGTGAAGACGATCCGCCGCTGGAGGCGATGTGTGTGCGTATCTGTGACCGGGTCGCCTACATCAACGCCGATATCGACGATGCCTTCCGCGCGGGGGTGCTTCGTCCCCAAGACCTGCCCAGCGAGGTCTACGAGGTGCTGGGGCGGACACACGGAGAGCGTATCACGACCATGGTGCAGAACGTGGTCGAGTGCTCGCTGGACAAGCCCTATGTCACGATGGGCGAGCCCTTTCTCTCGGTGACCAACCGGCTCAAGGACTTTATGTTCTCCAATGTCTATGTCCATAAGAACGCCGCCAAGGCCGAGCTCTCCAAGGGGACCGCGCTCCTGAAGCAGCTCTTTCGGCTCTACATGGAGTTCCCCGAGCAGATGCCCGAGAACCGTGCGAACAACTCCATGGACGCGTCCACGCGTGCGCTGATCGTCATGGACTATATCGCTGGAATGACCGACCGCTACGCCGGGGAGCAGTTCATCAAGCACTTCTTCCCCCGCGACTGGCGCCGCGAGTAG
- a CDS encoding endonuclease/exonuclease/phosphatase family protein → MTKNKRLRGLLPVLCIGLCTATLFGFLGRWSWLLDLFSHFRVVYAWGLVLLAAWFRGRKQRIWAGVALFFFVVNLATLWPYLVRSQSAPPPAESLRLKVFHANLLVLNTEYAAVQRQIADENPDIVALAELTPGWFAALEPLKKTYPYFVRNHIGDRFGLGVWSKYPMTGEAIYLGAGARCSVLARVNLPTQQSLTVLYTHPWPPSKSQWVAEQKRQLAAVAERIQTEPGPKLVLGDLNATPWSYLFRKLEHDSGLRDTERDGGIAFTWPEQLPIRIPIDHCLVSKEIHVLGRRAGRATGSDHLPLVLELAF, encoded by the coding sequence ATGACTAAAAATAAACGTCTGCGTGGGCTCCTACCCGTACTCTGCATCGGCCTGTGTACGGCGACTCTCTTTGGTTTCTTAGGGCGCTGGAGCTGGCTACTCGATCTCTTCTCCCACTTTCGAGTCGTCTATGCCTGGGGCCTGGTGCTGCTGGCGGCGTGGTTTCGTGGGCGCAAGCAGCGCATCTGGGCAGGCGTGGCGCTGTTCTTCTTCGTGGTCAACCTGGCGACTCTCTGGCCGTATCTCGTGCGCTCGCAATCCGCGCCGCCGCCTGCCGAGTCTCTACGACTGAAGGTCTTTCATGCCAACTTGCTGGTGCTCAACACGGAGTATGCTGCCGTGCAGAGGCAGATCGCCGACGAAAACCCGGATATTGTGGCGCTGGCGGAGCTGACTCCGGGCTGGTTTGCGGCGCTGGAGCCGCTGAAGAAGACCTATCCCTACTTTGTGCGAAACCATATCGGGGATCGGTTTGGGCTGGGAGTCTGGAGCAAGTACCCGATGACCGGCGAGGCGATCTACCTGGGCGCAGGGGCACGCTGCTCGGTGCTGGCACGGGTGAACCTGCCCACACAGCAGAGTTTGACCGTGCTCTACACCCACCCCTGGCCACCGTCGAAGAGCCAGTGGGTTGCGGAGCAAAAGCGCCAGCTCGCCGCGGTGGCTGAGCGGATTCAGACCGAGCCGGGACCGAAGCTGGTACTGGGCGATCTCAATGCGACTCCCTGGAGCTATCTCTTCCGAAAACTCGAGCACGACTCTGGGTTGCGGGACACGGAGCGCGACGGTGGAATCGCCTTCACCTGGCCGGAGCAGCTCCCGATCCGCATTCCCATCGACCACTGCCTGGTCTCGAAAGAAATCCACGTTCTGGGCCGCCGTGCGGGGCGCGCAACCGGCTCGGACCACCTGCCCCTCGTGCTAGAGCTGGCGTTCTAG
- a CDS encoding GNAT family N-acetyltransferase, with translation MPDLSHLRMRRSRLDNLPALVLPEGFALRSLTAAELPELACLLSAAFPEMVWTPKKTHEALFADLSVKETLALVEESTGNLVATASARLLPERFPEAGYLHWVGAHKTFQGKGLGRLVTLAVLHRFREMGCTSAVLETQDFRLPALQTYLKLGFEPEHDDDTHAARWEAILSPPLGKQPVTQVAFVVKDMDLAREAWAKALNVPIPETRLTIPGHERDLTYLGKPTGAQAKLAFFNLGQVQIELIEPVVGSGPSVWDNAPEGVHHLAFRTKNMAATRDALAAAGIPLVFRGDGANGSQMAYFDARETLGLYFEFAEAKKTPL, from the coding sequence ATGCCTGACCTCTCCCACCTGCGTATGCGCCGCTCCCGCCTCGACAACCTCCCAGCGCTCGTGCTCCCCGAGGGCTTTGCCCTGCGCTCGCTGACCGCCGCCGAGCTTCCTGAGCTGGCGTGCCTGCTCTCCGCTGCCTTCCCCGAGATGGTCTGGACACCGAAAAAGACCCACGAGGCCCTCTTTGCCGACCTGAGCGTCAAGGAAACCCTGGCACTGGTAGAGGAGAGTACTGGCAACCTGGTCGCCACCGCCTCCGCACGCCTGCTCCCCGAGCGCTTCCCCGAGGCGGGCTACCTCCACTGGGTCGGGGCGCACAAAACCTTCCAGGGCAAGGGCCTCGGGCGGCTTGTCACCCTGGCGGTGCTCCATCGGTTCCGAGAAATGGGCTGCACAAGTGCGGTCTTGGAGACGCAGGACTTTCGCCTTCCCGCACTCCAGACCTACCTCAAGCTAGGCTTTGAGCCGGAGCACGACGACGATACCCACGCCGCGCGGTGGGAGGCGATCTTGAGCCCGCCACTTGGCAAGCAGCCCGTCACACAAGTCGCTTTTGTTGTCAAGGACATGGATCTCGCTCGCGAGGCCTGGGCAAAGGCGCTAAATGTCCCCATCCCCGAGACACGCCTGACCATCCCCGGCCACGAGCGCGACCTTACTTATCTAGGAAAGCCGACCGGTGCGCAGGCAAAGCTCGCCTTCTTCAACCTCGGCCAGGTGCAGATCGAGCTGATCGAGCCGGTCGTCGGCAGTGGCCCCAGTGTCTGGGACAACGCGCCCGAAGGCGTCCACCACCTCGCGTTTCGCACCAAGAACATGGCCGCTACCCGCGATGCCCTCGCCGCCGCCGGAATCCCTCTCGTCTTCCGCGGCGATGGTGCCAACGGGAGCCAGATGGCCTACTTCGACGCTCGCGAGACCCTCGGGCTCTACTTCGAGTTCGCCGAGGCCAAGAAGACGCCGCTCTAG
- a CDS encoding Gfo/Idh/MocA family protein, producing MLKIGIAGQRGLAFLKAFRALPGVEVTAFCDINPTTLEQKASEHGIVGRFTEFSQLLEHVDAVVVATPMQCHAAQSSEALAAGKHVLSEVTACTTLDECWQLLDAAERSNAVYAMAENYCYRKDVVLIKELVREGLFGTPYFGEGEYLHEIRHYHHTPEGSPTWRAVYQVGRRGCTYGTHSLGPVMQWFAAADPSERIATISCHGTGVHTDPGHPHDDTCLMLVQLASGKLIKIRLDMLSNRPHLPAYYALQGTLGVYEGARFPGQPGQIWLGASEDGADRKWQPLPELYDTHLPADWRNPPPEALAAGHGGGDYFVARDFVRACRGEAPPNCGIHDALAWTACDILSETSITNGGIPLLVPNFRNPKEKPIRHA from the coding sequence ATGTTGAAGATTGGAATTGCCGGACAGCGCGGACTGGCGTTTCTAAAGGCATTTCGCGCCCTCCCCGGAGTCGAGGTTACGGCGTTTTGCGACATCAACCCAACCACTCTGGAGCAAAAGGCGAGCGAGCACGGGATTGTCGGGCGCTTTACGGAGTTCTCACAGCTACTAGAGCATGTCGATGCAGTCGTGGTCGCGACCCCGATGCAGTGCCACGCGGCGCAGAGTAGCGAGGCACTGGCCGCCGGAAAGCATGTCCTCTCCGAGGTAACCGCCTGCACCACGCTCGACGAGTGCTGGCAGCTCCTGGACGCGGCGGAGAGAAGCAATGCGGTCTATGCGATGGCGGAGAACTACTGCTACCGCAAGGATGTCGTGCTGATCAAGGAGCTCGTGCGCGAAGGGCTCTTTGGAACTCCCTACTTTGGCGAGGGCGAGTACCTCCACGAGATCCGCCACTACCACCACACTCCAGAGGGCTCCCCGACCTGGCGGGCGGTCTACCAGGTGGGGCGGCGCGGGTGCACCTACGGGACGCACTCCCTCGGCCCGGTGATGCAGTGGTTTGCCGCCGCCGACCCAAGCGAGCGGATCGCGACAATCAGCTGCCACGGCACCGGAGTTCACACCGACCCAGGGCACCCACACGACGACACCTGCTTGATGCTGGTCCAGCTTGCCAGTGGGAAGCTCATCAAGATTCGTCTCGACATGCTCTCCAACCGCCCCCATCTTCCCGCCTACTACGCCTTACAGGGAACGCTTGGGGTTTATGAAGGCGCACGCTTTCCCGGTCAGCCAGGGCAGATCTGGCTGGGCGCCAGCGAGGACGGTGCCGACCGAAAGTGGCAGCCCCTCCCCGAGCTCTACGACACGCACCTCCCTGCCGACTGGCGCAACCCGCCCCCGGAGGCGCTTGCCGCAGGCCACGGTGGCGGGGACTACTTTGTCGCCCGGGACTTTGTGCGCGCCTGCCGCGGCGAGGCGCCCCCTAACTGCGGCATCCACGATGCCCTCGCCTGGACCGCCTGCGATATCCTCTCCGAGACCTCCATCACCAACGGCGGCATCCCCCTGCTCGTCCCTAACTTCCGCAACCCGAAAGAGAAACCCATTCGCCATGCCTGA
- a CDS encoding zf-HC2 domain-containing protein, with protein MSPCWHMKALLTARADQRLSGVVKRYVELHLSQCAQCRAALESLIALRTRLLALRNAPSTPLTPERQEQINAAFSELIQRHKPPPNK; from the coding sequence ATGAGCCCTTGCTGGCACATGAAAGCGCTACTCACCGCACGCGCCGACCAGAGGCTCTCTGGTGTTGTTAAGCGCTATGTCGAGCTGCATCTCTCACAGTGCGCCCAGTGCCGCGCGGCCCTAGAGTCGCTGATTGCCTTACGCACCCGCCTGCTCGCCCTACGCAATGCGCCTAGCACACCACTCACTCCAGAGCGCCAAGAGCAAATCAACGCAGCGTTTAGCGAGCTTATCCAGCGCCACAAGCCCCCCCCTAACAAATAA
- a CDS encoding sigma-70 family RNA polymerase sigma factor, with product MRALFSRLTKRRTKHALPPEDFAQCCHEQTSNLLRLARRLTRGNEDPAQDLVQDTLIRAFEAYLRDGYDDRGNLRAYLMRILTNRFLSQRRQDRWDAGVDIDTLPLALSGSSEDLLLVGVLDEPLERALADLPDGLRAAILLVDIEGLEYSEAALALGIPLGTVRSRLFRARQMLHQTLLPCAIAKRWMPVKEELS from the coding sequence GTGAGAGCACTCTTTTCACGCCTAACGAAGCGTCGTACAAAACATGCCCTCCCCCCCGAGGACTTTGCTCAGTGCTGCCATGAGCAAACCTCAAACTTGCTCCGACTCGCCCGACGCCTGACTCGTGGTAATGAAGATCCTGCTCAAGATCTTGTCCAAGACACTCTCATCCGTGCCTTTGAGGCATATCTTCGGGACGGCTATGACGATCGCGGCAACCTGCGAGCCTACCTCATGCGTATCTTAACAAACCGTTTTCTAAGTCAGAGACGGCAGGATCGCTGGGATGCAGGTGTGGATATCGATACCCTTCCCCTTGCCCTCTCCGGCTCCTCGGAAGACTTGCTCCTTGTTGGAGTACTCGATGAGCCACTGGAGCGTGCTCTCGCCGACCTCCCCGACGGGCTCCGGGCAGCGATTTTATTGGTAGACATTGAGGGGCTGGAGTATAGTGAAGCAGCTCTTGCCTTAGGAATCCCCCTCGGCACTGTGCGCTCGCGCCTGTTTCGAGCACGGCAGATGCTACACCAAACGCTCCTCCCTTGTGCGATAGCAAAGAGGTGGATGCCAGTGAAAGAGGAATTATCATGA
- a CDS encoding spondin domain-containing protein, producing the protein MNPTKTLTISAFSALFVIFTTPSTAQAGIMDITITIENLAPTNSISFAPLRIGFGNGTFDSFNNGQAASAAIISVAEGGSGSAWFPAFAAAEPNSVRGSVGGALLPGATASAVFTFDTMSANTRFFTFANMVIPSNDLFLGNDSPNAFQLFNPDGSLAITSITQTAGQIWDANSEVAIAANAAFLVGGNNDLRVAENGLIGFDRSELDIYNGLQTAAGYTFDSTLLPSSSQNIYRISFSSTASSAPEPGTLLLASTALGLLGIHRRLTRLRKKS; encoded by the coding sequence ATGAACCCAACAAAAACACTAACTATCTCCGCATTTTCTGCCCTGTTTGTGATATTCACGACCCCATCTACAGCCCAGGCTGGAATAATGGATATCACAATAACCATTGAAAATCTTGCTCCCACGAATAGCATTAGTTTTGCACCTCTACGCATTGGTTTTGGCAATGGAACTTTCGATTCGTTCAACAATGGACAAGCAGCAAGTGCAGCAATTATTTCCGTCGCCGAAGGCGGTAGTGGTTCAGCCTGGTTTCCTGCTTTCGCAGCCGCAGAACCAAACTCAGTCCGTGGCTCTGTTGGAGGAGCACTACTACCAGGAGCAACAGCCTCTGCAGTCTTCACTTTTGACACGATGTCTGCCAATACCCGTTTTTTTACGTTTGCCAACATGGTGATTCCTAGCAACGATTTATTTTTAGGAAACGACAGCCCTAACGCATTTCAGCTTTTTAACCCGGATGGGAGCCTGGCAATTACCAGTATCACCCAAACGGCCGGACAGATTTGGGATGCCAACTCCGAAGTGGCGATTGCAGCAAATGCCGCATTTCTAGTCGGAGGGAACAACGATCTCAGAGTTGCCGAGAATGGTCTGATCGGCTTCGACAGGAGTGAGCTGGACATCTACAATGGCTTGCAAACTGCCGCCGGATATACCTTCGACAGCACGCTGTTACCAAGCAGCTCGCAAAATATCTACCGGATCTCTTTCTCATCGACAGCAAGCAGTGCTCCTGAGCCTGGCACTCTTCTTTTGGCAAGCACAGCACTAGGATTATTGGGAATCCACCGTAGACTTACCCGCCTGAGAAAAAAATCCTAA
- a CDS encoding GNAT family N-acetyltransferase, with protein MSQITIRSIDIRNISDDDARASHELRVAMAAERTPDDPAPKWEETEAQLRTIPPFVDVWVWSVEQDGKALGTADLGVMRTDENQHLAQFSIKLLPEVRQQGIGRQLLREIVAVAEAENRTLLMTDTASTVPAGAAFLERVGATVGLESHVNQLKLAEIPEGLLETWTSELADGFTPCLWEGPYPEENIQEVIELFDIFNTVPRGTLQVDDFKLTEEQLRHQEESRAKRGVERWSLHLRDNETGKIAGLTELFWNPHKPTFAHQGITAVWPQYRGKRLGRWLKAELLRKLIAERPQVTIVRTENADSNDAMLKINTELGFKPYLAELVWQVPTETVKAYLG; from the coding sequence ATGAGCCAAATTACCATCCGATCCATTGATATTCGAAACATCTCCGATGACGACGCGAGGGCATCGCACGAGCTACGTGTGGCCATGGCGGCGGAGCGCACGCCCGACGATCCCGCGCCCAAGTGGGAGGAGACCGAGGCGCAGCTGAGGACCATTCCGCCCTTTGTGGATGTCTGGGTGTGGTCGGTGGAGCAAGACGGCAAGGCCCTGGGAACCGCCGATCTGGGCGTCATGCGCACCGATGAGAACCAGCACCTGGCGCAGTTCTCCATCAAGCTCCTTCCTGAAGTGCGCCAGCAGGGAATCGGCAGGCAGCTCCTGCGAGAGATTGTCGCCGTGGCGGAGGCGGAGAACCGGACGCTTCTGATGACCGACACGGCGAGCACCGTTCCTGCGGGCGCGGCGTTTCTGGAGCGTGTCGGGGCGACCGTGGGGCTAGAGTCGCACGTGAACCAGCTCAAGCTCGCCGAGATTCCTGAGGGGCTTCTTGAGACTTGGACAAGCGAGCTGGCCGATGGATTTACGCCCTGCCTGTGGGAGGGGCCGTACCCGGAGGAGAATATCCAAGAAGTGATCGAGCTCTTTGATATCTTCAACACCGTCCCGCGTGGCACGCTCCAAGTGGATGACTTCAAGCTCACCGAGGAGCAGCTACGCCACCAAGAAGAGTCGCGCGCCAAGCGGGGAGTGGAGCGCTGGAGCCTGCACCTGCGCGACAACGAGACGGGTAAGATCGCGGGGCTGACCGAGCTGTTCTGGAACCCGCACAAGCCGACATTCGCGCACCAGGGGATCACGGCGGTCTGGCCGCAGTACCGGGGCAAGCGCCTGGGCCGCTGGCTCAAAGCGGAGCTGCTGCGAAAGCTAATCGCCGAGCGCCCCCAGGTGACCATTGTCCGCACGGAGAACGCCGATAGCAACGATGCCATGCTCAAGATCAACACCGAGCTTGGCTTCAAGCCCTACC